In a genomic window of Allomeiothermus silvanus DSM 9946:
- a CDS encoding sulfite exporter TauE/SafE family protein, with product MELTPASWLIATLAALIVGASKSGVPGGGVLAVALFAQIFPARESTGALLPVLIVGDFLAVTLLRRHANWPRLWQLFPWTAMGILLGVGILAMISDTELRIVIGGLIVLMTTYQLAQRFRPSSPIPAPGWRGFAAMAKRLFVASMGVSAGITTMVANAAGPFATLYLLAMQLGKLEFVGTTAWFFLAVNLFKVPFAIGLGLITWQSLRVDLLLLPAVVVGAFLGRWLLHRIDQTLFERLVLALALWGGLQLLLPP from the coding sequence GTGGAACTGACCCCGGCATCTTGGCTGATCGCTACCCTTGCAGCCCTAATCGTGGGGGCCTCGAAGTCGGGTGTGCCCGGCGGGGGAGTCCTGGCAGTCGCCCTCTTCGCCCAAATCTTCCCGGCTAGAGAGTCCACCGGGGCACTACTCCCGGTGCTGATCGTGGGCGACTTCCTGGCGGTAACGTTACTGCGCCGCCACGCCAACTGGCCGCGGCTCTGGCAGCTTTTCCCTTGGACGGCGATGGGCATCTTGTTGGGGGTGGGGATCCTGGCGATGATCAGCGACACAGAGCTTCGGATCGTGATCGGGGGGTTGATCGTCCTCATGACCACGTATCAGTTGGCTCAGCGTTTCCGCCCGTCTTCGCCAATACCTGCCCCCGGGTGGCGTGGTTTCGCGGCGATGGCCAAGCGGCTCTTCGTCGCCAGCATGGGCGTTTCCGCCGGGATCACCACGATGGTGGCGAATGCGGCGGGGCCCTTTGCCACCCTCTACCTGTTGGCGATGCAGTTGGGGAAACTCGAGTTTGTGGGAACCACCGCTTGGTTCTTCCTGGCGGTGAATCTGTTCAAGGTCCCGTTTGCGATAGGTCTGGGCCTGATCACCTGGCAGTCCTTACGGGTGGACTTGCTATTGCTCCCTGCCGTGGTCGTCGGGGCATTTTTAGGGCGCTGGCTCTTGCATCGGATTGATCAGACCCTGTTCGAGCGCTTGGTACTTGCTTTGGCTCTGTGGGGCGGGCTGCAGCTTCTCCTGCCGCCCTAA
- a CDS encoding DUF721 domain-containing protein has protein sequence MARRSSNVHRPAELLGKVLKTHGLEHGFKRGKVLALWPEIAGEMLAQMSEAAALEEGVLLVYVPDSAAAFHLKFQREEFLKRYEKRLPGAVSDIRFREKRFARKGTGKVQAAPLPPLSPEEESRLRALADKTTDELKAAVYRAARAVLQRQKLSPHPPCMICGSPEPENPCKSCQRLLEDPAVKREAGRLTRKPLHPRLEGEPLQAAKYLAQMRLEAQLRELLPQVVKEPDLVAVLQDTARRYLQLRSGQSEVRPYLHLLPETLRQFLKEL, from the coding sequence ATGGCTAGGCGCAGTTCCAACGTCCACCGGCCTGCCGAACTTTTGGGAAAAGTCCTCAAGACCCACGGCCTCGAGCACGGCTTCAAGCGGGGCAAGGTGCTGGCCCTTTGGCCCGAGATAGCCGGGGAGATGCTGGCCCAGATGAGCGAGGCGGCTGCGCTCGAGGAGGGCGTGCTCTTGGTTTACGTACCCGATTCGGCGGCAGCCTTTCACCTCAAATTTCAGCGTGAGGAATTTCTCAAGCGCTACGAGAAACGCCTGCCTGGAGCCGTAAGCGACATTCGTTTTCGAGAAAAGCGCTTTGCCCGCAAGGGCACCGGCAAGGTCCAGGCGGCCCCTCTGCCCCCCCTCTCCCCCGAGGAGGAATCGCGCCTGCGGGCTTTGGCCGATAAGACCACCGACGAGCTCAAGGCTGCTGTGTACCGGGCGGCCCGAGCGGTCTTGCAGCGGCAGAAGCTCTCGCCACACCCTCCTTGTATGATCTGCGGCTCGCCCGAACCTGAGAACCCCTGCAAAAGCTGCCAGCGCCTCCTGGAAGACCCCGCTGTGAAGCGCGAGGCAGGTCGGCTCACCCGCAAGCCGCTCCATCCCAGGCTCGAGGGTGAACCCCTCCAGGCGGCCAAATATCTGGCACAGATGCGGCTCGAGGCCCAGCTCCGCGAGTTGCTCCCGCAAGTAGTCAAGGAGCCCGATTTGGTAGCGGTCTTGCAGGATACGGCCCGCCGTTACCTGCAACTTCGCTCGGGGCAGTCCGAAGTCAGACCCTACCTCCACCTCCTCCCCGAGACCTTGCGACAATTCCTCAAAGAGCTTTAG
- a CDS encoding M48 family metallopeptidase yields the protein MRVVDKERGQVKFGQRRIVFEVRRSSRRRTVGLQVDAERVLVAAPYRVRLETLEAFVLSKAPWIVEKQNEFAEMGLPFRRKFETGEPLLYLGRQYTLERLPEEEGPTVRLWGGTFQVWANKASTARKLLEVWYKDRALERIPERVEFYSQQLGWAPQAVYIRDQRSRWGSCNLKGELRFNWRLMMAPSPLLDYVVAHEVCHLLIFDHSPAFWRLLGKIMPDYEERRRRLALTGHQYEL from the coding sequence GTGCGGGTAGTAGATAAAGAACGAGGCCAGGTCAAGTTTGGGCAGCGCCGGATCGTCTTCGAGGTCCGGCGTAGCTCCAGGCGGCGCACCGTGGGCCTACAGGTAGACGCTGAACGGGTGTTGGTGGCTGCCCCCTATCGGGTTCGCCTGGAAACCCTGGAGGCTTTCGTGCTCTCCAAGGCCCCCTGGATCGTGGAAAAGCAAAACGAGTTCGCCGAGATGGGCCTGCCGTTTAGGCGCAAGTTCGAAACCGGGGAGCCGCTTTTATACCTGGGACGGCAGTACACCCTCGAGCGCTTACCGGAGGAAGAGGGGCCCACCGTGCGGCTATGGGGCGGTACTTTTCAGGTCTGGGCCAATAAAGCCAGCACCGCCCGCAAACTCCTCGAGGTCTGGTATAAAGACCGAGCTCTCGAGCGCATCCCCGAGCGGGTGGAGTTTTACAGCCAACAGCTGGGCTGGGCTCCCCAGGCAGTCTATATCCGCGATCAGCGCTCGAGGTGGGGCAGTTGCAACCTCAAGGGCGAACTGCGCTTCAACTGGCGGCTCATGATGGCCCCTTCTCCCCTCCTCGATTACGTGGTAGCCCACGAGGTATGCCATTTGCTCATCTTCGACCACTCCCCCGCTTTCTGGCGTCTATTGGGCAAAATCATGCCCGACTACGAAGAACGCCGCCGTCGGCTTGCTCTCACCGGACACCAGTATGAGCTTTAG
- a CDS encoding helix-turn-helix domain-containing protein has product MEVMTLEEVAKMLRVSEQTIYELARSGNLPGRKVGREWRFLKHSILEWFEAWFRGDSREDGENGEEGKVQLDEFGGEYKVEDGQEKIALWLPMSLEEKRKLLEKAEREGVNVSDLVSRYLREWMQG; this is encoded by the coding sequence ATGGAAGTGATGACGCTCGAGGAGGTCGCCAAGATGCTGCGGGTGAGCGAGCAAACCATCTACGAACTCGCCCGCAGTGGAAATTTACCGGGGCGGAAGGTGGGGCGCGAGTGGCGTTTTCTCAAACACAGCATCCTGGAGTGGTTCGAGGCGTGGTTTCGCGGCGATAGCCGGGAGGACGGGGAGAACGGTGAGGAGGGTAAGGTGCAACTCGACGAGTTCGGGGGGGAATATAAAGTAGAAGACGGCCAGGAGAAGATCGCCCTGTGGCTGCCAATGAGCCTGGAGGAGAAAAGGAAACTGCTCGAGAAAGCCGAGCGGGAGGGGGTAAACGTCAGCGATCTGGTCAGCCGTTACTTGAGGGAGTGGATGCAGGGTTAA
- a CDS encoding ankyrin repeat domain-containing protein produces the protein MNQADPETVKAFVIAGHHDFEKVKAILEENPTLLEAKAPWNETALQAACHMGRRDIAAWLLERGAQPDLCCWAAMGEVEKVRQALEADPESASYRGVHGMSVLMHAAFGGSLEVAKLLLDYGADTVNEPDGASSPLHGAAMRGDKALVQLLLEHGARKDAKGFDGKTPAEVAQEAGNVEVARLLSS, from the coding sequence ATGAATCAAGCCGACCCCGAAACCGTGAAGGCATTCGTGATCGCCGGGCACCACGACTTCGAGAAGGTGAAGGCCATACTGGAGGAGAACCCCACGCTGCTCGAGGCCAAAGCCCCCTGGAACGAGACCGCTTTGCAGGCGGCCTGCCACATGGGGCGGCGGGATATTGCGGCCTGGCTCTTGGAGCGAGGGGCCCAGCCCGACCTCTGCTGCTGGGCGGCCATGGGCGAAGTGGAAAAGGTGCGCCAGGCGCTCGAGGCCGACCCCGAGAGCGCCAGCTACCGGGGCGTCCATGGGATGTCGGTGCTGATGCACGCGGCCTTCGGGGGAAGCCTCGAGGTCGCCAAGCTGCTCCTCGACTACGGGGCCGATACGGTGAACGAGCCGGACGGGGCCAGCAGCCCGCTCCACGGGGCGGCGATGCGCGGAGACAAAGCCCTGGTGCAACTGCTGCTGGAGCACGGAGCCCGCAAAGACGCCAAAGGTTTCGACGGCAAGACCCCGGCAGAGGTGGCACAGGAGGCCGGAAACGTGGAGGTGGCGCGGTTGCTCTCGAGCTAA
- a CDS encoding SDR family NAD(P)-dependent oxidoreductase, with translation MPRVALITGASRGLGLALARALAEKGWALVIDARGAEALEHARAELAGKAQVVSIPGDVSNDWHLQALVEAAQELGGLDVLVNNASILGPSPQPNLAEYPLEVLEQVYRVNVLAPLRLIQLALPVLKPGARILNVTSDAGVEAYPGWGGYGSSKAALEQLSHVLAAEQPEFKVYWVDPGDMNTQMHQEAFPGEDISDRLPPEASVPGFLALLEGDLPSGRYKAREIGQKWQGIQEFRIALTVADFERVAHFYRDGLGLAVLEEWDRPDGRGLILDAGRATLELLDVLQVETVDRIEAGRRVSGPVRFALEVRHLEVAAQALQEAGAEVIHPPVRTPWGDHNQRLRAPDGMQITLFQVGNTKEPIS, from the coding sequence ATGCCTCGCGTAGCCCTCATCACCGGAGCCAGCCGGGGGTTGGGGCTGGCGCTCGCTCGAGCCCTGGCCGAGAAAGGCTGGGCGCTGGTTATCGATGCCCGGGGTGCCGAAGCGCTAGAACATGCTCGAGCCGAACTCGCCGGAAAGGCTCAGGTGGTGTCGATCCCCGGGGACGTGTCGAATGACTGGCACCTCCAAGCCCTGGTTGAAGCCGCGCAGGAACTGGGTGGCCTCGACGTGCTCGTCAACAATGCCTCGATCCTGGGGCCGAGCCCCCAGCCGAACCTCGCCGAGTATCCCCTCGAGGTGCTCGAGCAGGTCTATCGGGTCAACGTCTTGGCTCCCTTGCGGCTGATCCAGCTCGCCTTGCCGGTGTTGAAGCCGGGAGCCCGTATCCTGAATGTCACCTCGGATGCCGGGGTGGAAGCCTACCCCGGCTGGGGCGGGTACGGCTCGAGCAAGGCTGCGCTCGAGCAGCTTTCCCACGTGTTGGCAGCGGAGCAGCCCGAATTCAAGGTCTACTGGGTGGATCCCGGTGACATGAACACCCAGATGCACCAAGAAGCCTTTCCCGGCGAGGACATCTCGGACCGGCTTCCCCCCGAGGCCAGTGTCCCGGGGTTTCTGGCCTTGCTCGAGGGCGATTTGCCGAGCGGGCGCTACAAGGCCCGTGAGATTGGCCAAAAATGGCAGGGGATCCAGGAGTTCCGCATCGCCCTCACCGTGGCAGACTTCGAGCGGGTGGCTCACTTCTACCGGGACGGGCTGGGCCTCGCGGTGCTCGAGGAGTGGGACCGACCCGATGGCCGGGGGCTGATCTTAGACGCCGGGCGGGCCACGCTCGAGCTGCTCGACGTTCTCCAGGTCGAGACGGTAGACCGGATCGAAGCTGGGAGGCGGGTCTCGGGGCCGGTGCGGTTTGCCCTTGAGGTGAGGCACTTAGAGGTGGCGGCTCAAGCCCTGCAAGAAGCCGGAGCCGAGGTGATCCATCCGCCCGTTCGCACCCCCTGGGGCGACCATAACCAGCGCTTGCGGGCCCCAGACGGGATGCAGATCACCCTCTTCCAAGTAGGGAACACCAAGGAGCCGATTTCATGA
- a CDS encoding S-adenosylmethionine:tRNA ribosyltransferase-isomerase, whose product MTLKEPSLDFVLPAELEAREPPEARGLERDQVRLMVSYRSSDRLVHTQFREIPQHLRAGDVLVINTSGTLPAALPATREDGKELRLHLSSRLPGGLWTVELRRVEEGASKPFSEGQAGETLRLPGRASVRLLTRYKLQPSETQVPTPSQGKTLSRLWIATFSFPDPIPYLLEHGQPIRYGYVPRSWPLEFYQSVYTTEMGSAEMPSAGRAFTAEIITRLVAQGVQVAPLLLHTGVASLEDHEPPYEEFYRVPPETARAVNQARADGRRVIAVGTTVVRALETVTDVYGVVHPGEGWTQLVITPQRGVRAVDGILTGWHEPKATHLMMLEAIAGREPLAVAYRAALERRYLWHEFGDLHLILP is encoded by the coding sequence ATGACGCTGAAGGAACCTTCTCTGGATTTCGTGTTGCCTGCTGAACTGGAGGCCCGTGAACCCCCCGAGGCCCGTGGCCTGGAGCGCGACCAGGTGCGGTTGATGGTCTCGTACCGCTCGAGCGATCGCCTGGTTCATACCCAGTTCCGTGAAATTCCCCAGCACCTCAGGGCTGGTGACGTGTTGGTCATCAACACCTCGGGCACCTTGCCCGCCGCGCTCCCGGCGACTAGGGAAGATGGAAAGGAACTGCGGTTGCACCTCTCGAGCCGGCTTCCGGGCGGACTGTGGACGGTGGAGTTGCGGAGGGTGGAGGAGGGGGCGAGCAAACCCTTTTCTGAGGGACAGGCCGGGGAAACCTTACGCCTACCGGGGAGGGCCTCGGTAAGGCTGTTAACCCGTTACAAGCTGCAGCCAAGCGAAACGCAGGTCCCTACGCCTTCTCAGGGGAAAACACTCTCGCGCTTGTGGATCGCGACGTTTTCTTTTCCCGACCCAATTCCTTACCTCCTCGAGCACGGCCAGCCTATCCGCTACGGCTACGTGCCGCGATCCTGGCCCCTCGAGTTCTACCAGAGCGTCTACACCACCGAGATGGGCAGCGCAGAGATGCCCTCGGCGGGGCGGGCCTTCACCGCGGAGATCATCACCCGGCTGGTGGCGCAGGGGGTTCAGGTGGCCCCGCTTCTGCTGCACACCGGCGTGGCCTCGCTGGAGGACCACGAGCCGCCTTACGAAGAGTTCTACCGGGTCCCCCCGGAGACCGCCCGCGCGGTCAACCAGGCTCGAGCGGATGGCCGGCGGGTTATAGCGGTCGGTACCACTGTGGTGCGGGCTTTGGAGACCGTCACCGATGTTTACGGCGTGGTCCACCCCGGCGAGGGCTGGACCCAGCTCGTCATCACCCCCCAGCGCGGGGTACGGGCGGTGGACGGCATCCTCACCGGCTGGCACGAGCCTAAGGCGACCCACCTGATGATGTTGGAAGCGATTGCGGGGCGGGAACCCCTGGCGGTGGCGTACCGGGCGGCGCTCGAGCGTCGCTACCTCTGGCACGAGTTCGGCGACCTGCACCTGATTCTGCCTTAG
- a CDS encoding nuclear transport factor 2 family protein — MTREEVQAWLCFLGQAWEEADAERAAALFDPRVSYQENPFDPPIQGFEAVRRYWQENLATQRAVKFEGRVLAVDGEVAVVNWRVGFVRVPGGEYVRLDGVSVGHFGAEGKPVLWREWWHRGE, encoded by the coding sequence GTGACCCGCGAAGAGGTGCAAGCCTGGCTCTGCTTTCTGGGGCAGGCCTGGGAAGAAGCCGATGCCGAGAGGGCGGCTGCGCTGTTTGATCCCCGGGTCAGCTATCAGGAAAACCCCTTCGACCCACCCATTCAGGGGTTTGAGGCAGTGCGGCGCTACTGGCAGGAGAACTTGGCCACCCAAAGAGCCGTGAAATTCGAGGGGCGGGTTTTAGCGGTGGATGGCGAGGTCGCGGTGGTGAACTGGAGGGTGGGATTTGTCCGAGTGCCCGGCGGTGAGTATGTCCGGCTGGATGGGGTGAGCGTGGGCCATTTCGGCGCCGAAGGTAAGCCGGTGCTCTGGCGCGAGTGGTGGCACCGGGGAGAATAA
- a CDS encoding GAF domain-containing sensor histidine kinase codes for MVIQSNQNRLERRLGELSTLNRILEVLNSEADFERALETALHELVELLGLSTGWVFLTRMEPGDAHQGGFSLAGFAGLPPALDRGEQACLREAGCDCQWLFKKGRLDKGVNIVECSRLESAEGDKGGLEVHASVPILAEPGPVGILNLASPGPDPFDPETLEFLTAVGRALGLAFKRARLQEQRTREREALATLEERARLAREMHDSVAQLLFAADLSLRVAREGPNEQRETALERSALLVGSALDELRGLVELLRPADLSQGLEAALCRLAERVSGSVRVHFESPAYGIPVAWFRRAKRGEELAEALYRIAQEGVHNALKHAKAKNIWIRIEKKPKLVRLRVEDDGKGLPPRFSRGLGLLSLEERAKSLQGTLRLGNRPGGGAKLEVAFPIPDKD; via the coding sequence ATGGTCATCCAGTCGAATCAAAACCGCCTCGAGCGCCGCCTAGGGGAGCTTTCCACCCTTAACCGCATCCTCGAGGTGCTCAACTCTGAAGCCGATTTCGAGCGGGCCCTCGAGACTGCCTTGCACGAACTGGTGGAACTGCTGGGCCTTAGCACGGGCTGGGTCTTTTTGACCCGGATGGAGCCGGGAGATGCCCACCAGGGCGGCTTCAGCCTAGCTGGGTTTGCCGGGCTGCCGCCCGCGCTCGATCGGGGGGAACAAGCCTGCTTGCGCGAAGCCGGTTGCGACTGCCAGTGGCTTTTCAAGAAGGGCCGCTTGGACAAGGGCGTCAACATTGTGGAGTGCAGCCGCCTGGAGAGCGCTGAGGGCGACAAAGGCGGCCTCGAGGTCCACGCCAGCGTGCCGATCCTGGCCGAGCCAGGGCCGGTGGGCATCCTGAACCTAGCCTCACCCGGGCCCGACCCCTTCGACCCCGAGACCCTGGAGTTTCTAACCGCGGTAGGCCGGGCTTTGGGGTTGGCTTTCAAACGGGCCCGACTCCAGGAGCAACGCACCCGCGAGCGCGAAGCCCTGGCCACCTTGGAGGAACGGGCCCGGCTGGCGCGGGAGATGCACGACTCGGTGGCCCAGCTTTTGTTCGCCGCTGACCTCTCGCTGCGGGTAGCCCGAGAGGGGCCGAATGAACAGCGGGAAACAGCGCTCGAGCGCTCCGCTCTCCTGGTGGGTTCGGCGTTGGACGAACTGCGGGGCCTGGTTGAACTGCTGCGCCCCGCCGATCTTTCGCAGGGGCTCGAGGCCGCTTTATGCCGCTTGGCTGAGCGGGTCAGCGGATCGGTGCGGGTTCACTTTGAGTCCCCCGCGTATGGCATCCCCGTGGCGTGGTTTCGCCGAGCAAAGCGAGGGGAGGAACTGGCCGAAGCCCTCTACCGCATCGCCCAGGAAGGTGTGCATAACGCGCTTAAGCACGCCAAGGCCAAGAACATCTGGATTCGTATTGAAAAAAAGCCCAAGCTGGTGCGTTTGCGGGTGGAGGACGATGGTAAAGGTTTACCTCCCAGGTTCAGCCGGGGTCTGGGGCTTTTATCGCTGGAGGAGCGCGCCAAAAGCCTTCAGGGGACCCTCCGGCTTGGCAACCGCCCAGGGGGCGGGGCCAAGCTCGAGGTGGCGTTCCCGATTCCGGATAAGGATTGA
- a CDS encoding response regulator, which translates to MLLRLLIVDDHPIVREGLKAFLGLYADLEVVGEADSGEEALSKSRALSPDLVLLDLQLSDGHGLSFLPRFLSLPNPPKVLILTSFLEEDRLRQALSLGASGYLVKHAGPVALLEGIRAAGRGEVPLDPAAVRLLARPARNPLASLTPKEREVLTHLARGMSNKAIAQALGVSEKTIKTHVSSLLAKLNLKGRTQAALLAREQGL; encoded by the coding sequence ATGCTGCTACGCTTGCTTATCGTGGATGATCATCCCATTGTTCGGGAAGGGCTCAAGGCCTTTTTGGGGCTGTACGCCGACCTCGAGGTGGTGGGGGAGGCCGATAGTGGTGAAGAAGCGCTGAGCAAAAGCCGCGCACTCTCTCCGGATCTGGTCTTGCTAGATCTTCAGCTTTCCGATGGGCATGGCCTTAGCTTCTTGCCTCGGTTCTTATCTCTTCCTAACCCGCCAAAAGTTCTGATCCTGACCAGCTTTCTCGAGGAAGATAGACTGCGCCAGGCCCTCAGTCTGGGGGCCTCGGGCTATCTGGTCAAGCATGCCGGGCCAGTTGCCTTGCTCGAGGGCATCCGCGCAGCAGGCCGGGGTGAGGTACCCCTCGACCCTGCGGCGGTGCGGCTTCTGGCCCGTCCCGCCCGGAACCCGCTCGCCAGCCTAACCCCCAAAGAGCGCGAAGTCCTCACCCACCTAGCCCGAGGGATGAGCAACAAGGCTATCGCCCAGGCCCTGGGGGTGAGTGAAAAGACCATCAAGACCCACGTCAGCAGCCTCCTAGCCAAGCTGAACCTTAAAGGGCGTACCCAGGCAGCGCTTTTGGCCCGGGAGCAAGGGCTGTGA
- a CDS encoding S1 RNA-binding domain-containing protein, with protein sequence MQIEAGAIVEGRVTRIMDFGAFVELPNGESGLVHISQIAHEFVKNVRDHLSEGEVIQVMVLGRDDKGRLDLSIKELTPAPVEPPRPKRLPRQAPEFENKLKSFLRGSGGFGGGGSKKPGGKGKGGRGRR encoded by the coding sequence ATGCAGATTGAAGCTGGTGCCATCGTGGAAGGCCGCGTCACGCGGATCATGGATTTCGGGGCTTTTGTCGAGCTTCCCAACGGGGAATCTGGGTTGGTCCACATTTCCCAGATCGCCCACGAGTTCGTCAAAAACGTGCGAGACCACCTTTCGGAAGGAGAAGTGATCCAGGTGATGGTGCTCGGGCGCGACGATAAGGGGCGGCTCGACCTTTCCATCAAAGAACTCACCCCGGCCCCGGTCGAACCTCCCCGGCCCAAGCGGCTTCCACGTCAAGCGCCGGAGTTCGAGAACAAGCTCAAGAGCTTTTTGCGCGGCTCCGGCGGCTTTGGCGGCGGGGGCAGCAAGAAGCCCGGCGGCAAAGGCAAGGGCGGACGCGGACGGCGCTAG
- a CDS encoding acyl-CoA dehydrogenase family protein → MLTEKSRELWWELDTEERQILGALKDFLKAEVAPGAAERDRTGEFPLAIVKKLGELGVMGANVPEEYGGAGLSTRVFARMLEEIGGVDGSLGLTVASHNSLCTGHILIAGNEAQKREFLPKLATAEMLGAWGLTEPGSGSDAAAMRTRAQETPEGFVINGSKQFITQGSVAGVYVINARTDPAPSEDKKHLGLSAFVFYGPVEGLRIGRKEEKLGLHSSDTAQLLFEDLHLEKDALLGVRGKGFYDVLRVLDGGRIGIAALSVGLGRAALEFAAKYALEREQFGKPIAEFQGVSFKLAEMATNLEAARLLYLRAAELKDAGRPFSGEAAQAKMFASEVAVRACDEAIQILGGYGYIKEYPVERYWRDARLMRIGEGTTEVLKVIIARNLLAQFR, encoded by the coding sequence ATGCTGACCGAAAAAAGCCGTGAGCTATGGTGGGAGTTGGACACCGAGGAACGGCAGATCCTAGGGGCGCTGAAGGATTTTCTCAAGGCCGAGGTAGCTCCTGGGGCCGCCGAGCGCGACCGGACGGGGGAGTTCCCCTTGGCGATCGTCAAAAAGCTAGGGGAACTAGGCGTGATGGGGGCCAACGTGCCCGAGGAGTACGGGGGGGCCGGGCTTTCTACGCGGGTTTTCGCCCGGATGCTCGAGGAGATCGGCGGCGTGGATGGCTCACTAGGCCTCACCGTGGCTTCACATAACTCGCTGTGTACCGGACACATCCTGATCGCCGGGAATGAGGCCCAAAAGCGCGAGTTCCTGCCCAAACTGGCCACCGCCGAGATGCTGGGGGCCTGGGGCCTCACCGAGCCCGGCAGCGGTTCGGACGCTGCGGCAATGCGCACTCGAGCCCAGGAAACCCCGGAGGGCTTCGTGATCAACGGCTCCAAGCAGTTCATCACCCAGGGCTCGGTGGCCGGGGTCTACGTAATCAATGCCCGCACCGACCCTGCCCCCAGCGAAGATAAAAAACACCTGGGGCTCTCGGCTTTTGTCTTCTACGGGCCGGTGGAGGGCTTACGGATAGGCCGCAAGGAAGAGAAACTGGGCCTGCACTCCTCCGACACTGCCCAACTGCTTTTCGAGGATCTACACCTAGAGAAAGACGCCTTACTGGGGGTGCGGGGTAAGGGCTTCTATGACGTGCTGCGGGTTCTCGACGGAGGGCGTATCGGGATCGCCGCGCTCTCCGTGGGGCTGGGCCGGGCGGCGCTCGAGTTCGCCGCTAAGTACGCCCTCGAGCGCGAGCAGTTTGGTAAGCCCATCGCCGAGTTCCAGGGAGTTTCCTTCAAGCTGGCCGAGATGGCCACCAACTTGGAAGCGGCCCGGCTCCTCTACCTACGGGCCGCCGAGCTCAAAGATGCCGGTCGGCCCTTCTCAGGCGAAGCCGCCCAGGCCAAGATGTTCGCCTCCGAGGTGGCGGTGCGGGCCTGTGACGAGGCCATCCAGATCTTGGGTGGCTATGGGTACATCAAGGAGTACCCGGTCGAGCGTTACTGGCGCGACGCCCGGCTAATGCGCATTGGTGAGGGGACCACCGAGGTGCTCAAGGTCATCATCGCTCGGAACCTGCTGGCTCAGTTCCGCTAG
- a CDS encoding DUF692 family multinuclear iron-containing protein: MQLAANALPELLGLLKSPLVPLDYLKCPLSPNSRAEVQAARAHRPVLLHGWGPPGYSVSMAQVPEPALLQELAALSDTPYLSAHIDYNPDQDGELSPQGLLLRMRKSVEELRRLTGLEVLLENLPFVPWGKRPRYLSDPEYIREVLEATQTAFLLDLAHAQVAAYHRGEDLWVYLERMPLEQVIEIHASGPRLEERGLRDRHQALMAADYEVLEWAVHRTPRLKMLTLEYQGKNSAGEAGGPEVWLEQLERLDTLRHRLNRR, translated from the coding sequence GTGCAGCTCGCCGCCAACGCCCTTCCGGAATTGCTGGGGCTACTCAAAAGCCCGCTTGTGCCCTTGGACTACCTCAAGTGCCCGCTCTCGCCGAACTCCAGGGCCGAGGTGCAAGCCGCGCGGGCGCACCGCCCGGTGCTGCTCCACGGCTGGGGTCCACCCGGCTACTCGGTGAGCATGGCCCAGGTTCCCGAGCCCGCTTTGCTACAAGAACTCGCCGCCCTGAGCGACACCCCCTACCTCTCCGCGCACATTGACTACAACCCCGACCAAGACGGCGAGCTGTCCCCCCAGGGCCTGCTGTTGCGGATGCGAAAGAGCGTGGAGGAACTCCGGCGGCTCACCGGGCTCGAGGTGCTGCTGGAGAACCTTCCCTTCGTGCCTTGGGGGAAGCGCCCCCGCTACCTCAGCGACCCCGAGTACATCCGAGAAGTCTTGGAGGCTACCCAGACCGCATTTCTGCTCGACCTGGCCCACGCCCAGGTGGCGGCCTACCACCGGGGCGAAGACCTCTGGGTTTATTTGGAGCGGATGCCGCTCGAGCAGGTGATCGAAATCCACGCCTCGGGGCCGCGCCTGGAGGAGCGGGGTTTGCGCGATCGCCACCAGGCTTTGATGGCTGCAGATTACGAAGTGCTCGAGTGGGCCGTGCACCGCACCCCCCGGCTCAAGATGCTGACCCTCGAGTACCAGGGGAAAAACTCTGCCGGGGAAGCAGGGGGGCCGGAGGTTTGGCTCGAGCAGTTGGAGCGCTTGGATACCCTGCGACACCGGCTTAATCGCCGCTGA